In the Campylobacter concisus genome, CTATCTTCTTTTCTTGGATTTTCTTTGCCATTTCGTATTCGTCAGGGAAATTTACGTTAAAAAACTGCTCACTATCTTTAAAATTTACGACTTTGCATTTACAGCTTTTTCTCAAAAGTCCAATTTTATGCTCATTTTTTAAATAAAACTCATGAGCCAAAGTGACAAGCCTTGGGCTAAAAAAACCACAAAGCGAGTGAATGTGCTCATTATCACTGGCCACAACCATGTCAAATTCATCTTTAAATGTAGCAAGCTCCTCTAAGCTTTTAAGATCAAAAAATGGCATATCAGCTGGTATCACAAAAATACTATGATCAAAATTTTTAAGAATGGAGTAAAGTGCGAGCATTGGCGAATAGTTATTACTATTTTCATCTTTTATAAGCTTTAGTGGCGGGCTAAATTTCTCAAATTTTGAGCTCACATAAACTTCGCCAAAAACTTTGCTAAATTTCGCAACCTCATAATGAGTAAGCGTCTTAAAACCACCAAATGGCAAAAGTGTCTTATCTTGTCCCATACGCGAGCTTTTGCCACCTGCTAAAATCACGCAAGTTTGCATCTTTTCCCTTAAGAAAGTTATGAGCTAAATTTAGCTAAAAGCGGCTTTGATCTACCAAAAATATGTTATAAAAACTTATTTTTGTTTATCATACTTGTAAAATTTAAGCCTGCCTTGCCCTTTTCATTGTTAAAAATTCCTCATAGCGACGATCAATGATAGCTTTGATCAAGGCATAGTTTTCTTGTGAATTTTCTATATAAAAATAGGCGTTATCAAAGTATTTTTCACCAAATTTTTTCGAAACAAAATCCGTATAATCCTGCAAATACCAACCATACATTTTGGCAAATTTTGTCCGATCAGTCGTATAGTAAGCTTTTGCAAAGACTTTACCAGCAGTATTTAGCTCCGCACTTCCAAGTACGCCGTCCATAGCGTCAAAAAGATACTGACGATAGTTAAAATTTTCGTCCATCTGTGCTATATCGTCCGCAAAATCTGCCGCAAATTCCTTTGAGTAAAATTTGTGTTCCATGCACCAGCGAAAGAAAAATGCAATGTGTGTCGCACCGTTTTCATGCGGTATATCAGTCGGCGCATCTTTCGCACCCCAATGCCATTTTGCTTTGTCATATATTATATCTGGCATTTTTATCCTTTTAAAATGCTCAATTTTACTAAAACCATCTTAATCGCAGTAAAAATCATAGCTATTTTATCCATTTGCTTGCTACGATTAGAAAAGATATAATGGCGCTTTTATTTAAGGAGAAGCAATGAGCGAAAAAAATCTACAAATTTTAGGCTGGATCGGCACATGCCTATCAGTTGTTATGTACTTTTCATACATCCCACAAATAATGGGCAACCTTGACGGCAACAAGACGCCTTTTATACAGCCACTGGCAGCCGCACTAAACTGCACAATCTGGACAAGTTACGGTCTATTAAAAGCTAAAAAAGACTATCCACTTTCTGCTGCAAACTTCCCAGGCATAATCTTTGGTCTTTTGGCTACGATAACAGC is a window encoding:
- a CDS encoding molybdenum cofactor guanylyltransferase, with the protein product MQTCVILAGGKSSRMGQDKTLLPFGGFKTLTHYEVAKFSKVFGEVYVSSKFEKFSPPLKLIKDENSNNYSPMLALYSILKNFDHSIFVIPADMPFFDLKSLEELATFKDEFDMVVASDNEHIHSLCGFFSPRLVTLAHEFYLKNEHKIGLLRKSCKCKVVNFKDSEQFFNVNFPDEYEMAKKIQEKKIDDE
- a CDS encoding DUF7832 domain-containing protein, whose amino-acid sequence is MPDIIYDKAKWHWGAKDAPTDIPHENGATHIAFFFRWCMEHKFYSKEFAADFADDIAQMDENFNYRQYLFDAMDGVLGSAELNTAGKVFAKAYYTTDRTKFAKMYGWYLQDYTDFVSKKFGEKYFDNAYFYIENSQENYALIKAIIDRRYEEFLTMKRARQA
- a CDS encoding SemiSWEET family transporter, whose amino-acid sequence is MSEKNLQILGWIGTCLSVVMYFSYIPQIMGNLDGNKTPFIQPLAAALNCTIWTSYGLLKAKKDYPLSAANFPGIIFGLLATITAF